Proteins encoded within one genomic window of Microtus ochrogaster isolate Prairie Vole_2 linkage group LG4, MicOch1.0, whole genome shotgun sequence:
- the Pdcd1 gene encoding programmed cell death protein 1: MWVRQVPWPLTWAVLQLSWQTGWLLEVSSGSWRPLTFSPAWLTVSEGANATFTCSFSNWTEDLKLNWYRLSPSNQTEKQAAFCNGFSQPVRDKRFQITQLPNGHDFHMNILATRRNDSGIYLCGAISLPPKPQIKESPGAELVVTERILETSTRYPSSSSPRPAGQFQGLVIGIMSVLVGVPVLLLLTWVLAAFCSTAKSEARRTGRKEQPLKEDASAAPVFSVAYEELDFQGRQKTPELPTPCVHTEYATIVFTEGLGASSLGRRGSADVPQGPRPPRHEDGHCSWPL; the protein is encoded by the exons ATGTGGGTCCGGCAGGTGCCCTGGCCTCTCACTTGGGCTGTGCTGCAGTTGAGCTGGCAAACAGGGTGGCTTCTAG AGGTCTCCAGCGGTTCCTGGAGGCCCCTCACCTTCTCCCCAGCCTGGCTCACAGTGTCCGAGGGAGCAAATGCCACCTTCACCTGCAGTTTCTCCAACTGGACCGAGGACCTTAAGCTGAACTGGTACCGCCTGAGCCCCAGCAACCAGACTGAAAAACAGGCCGCCTTCTGCAACGGTTTCAGCCAGCCTGTCCGGGACAAGCGCTTCCAGATCACACAGCTGCCCAACGGGCATGACTTCCACATGAACATCCTCGCCACACGACGCAATGACAGTGGCATCTACCTCTGTGGGgccatctccctgccccccaaGCCACAAATCAAGGAGAGCCCTGGAGCAGAGCTTGTGGTAACAG AGAGAATCCTGGAGACCTCAACAAGATACCCCAGCTCCTCATCACCCAGGCCAGCAGGCCAGTTCCAAGGCTTGGTCATTGGTATTATGAGCGTTCTAGTGGGTGtccctgtgctgctgctgctgacctgGGTCCTAGCTGCTTTCTGCTCGACAG CTAAGTCTG aggccagaagaactgGAAGAAAGGAACAGCCTCTG AAGGAGGACGCCTCAGCTGCACCTGTCTTCAGTGTGGCCTACGAGGAGCTGGACTTTCAGGGAAGACAGAAGACTCCAGAGCTCCCCACGCCCTGCGTACACACAGAGTATGCCACCATTGTCTTCACTGAAGGGCTGGGTGCCTCATCCTTAGGACGTAGGGGCTCAGCTGATGTCCCTCAAGGTCCCCGGCCTCCAAGGCATGAGGATGGACACTGCTCTTGGCCCCTTTGA